In the Pleurodeles waltl isolate 20211129_DDA chromosome 3_1, aPleWal1.hap1.20221129, whole genome shotgun sequence genome, GGTGGGAGAAGGGGGCTACCAATCCTCCCCACTAAACCCCAATAGCCAGAGCCTAGGGTCAGGCGACAGCCAGCTGGGGAGGCATCCCTTGAGGCTGTGCGCCTGTCAATCCAGGTCCTTCCGATCCCAGGCAGCAGATCTGTTCTGAGCGCTGGCAGTCTGTATGGTTTGGGGAGTCACCTTAGAATGGCGGCCGCCCAGCCAGCAGGCGGACTAAGGGTGGCTCGGCCAGCCAAGCACTCCATGGACGTCCTGTCCGCACGCAGCTCTGGAGCAGCCTGGGCCACCCAGTCAGCAACCGTAGGATGCCAATATCTTGGCtgcacttaggtcctgatttatacttttttagcgtcacatttgcgtcataaaaagcggcacaaacttacaaaattcaattatattttgtaagtttgcacagcttttgtgtcaacaaatgactcaaatgcggcgctaaaaaagaataaatcaggcccttagagtgctGACCCGCCTGAACAGGAACATCCACATGTGAGGGGTATCTCCAGGAGGTGCAGCCGATGGTCAGGAGACCTGTGGGTTCGATAGCCCCACGCAGAGTCAAGGATGAATACTGATGCAGGGATTAGACAcggtggccctcattctgaccttggcgggcggcggaggccgcccgccaaagtcccgccgtcaggttaccgttccgcggtcgaaagaccgcggcggtaattctgactttcccgctgggctggcgggcggtctcgttcagaccgccagccagcccagcgggaaagacgcttccacgatgaagccggctcggaatcgagccggcggagtggaagctgtgcgacgggtgcagttgcacccgtcgcgtatttcactgtctgcgcagcagacagtgaaatacatgtaggggccctcttacgggggcccctgcaatgcccatgccagtggcatgggcactgcaggggcccccaggggccccgcgaccccccctaccgccatccggatctcggcggtccgaccgccgggatctggatggcggtagggggggtcagaatccccgcggcggtgcagcaagctgcgccgccgcggaggattcaatggggccgcggtacactggcgggaccccgccagtggtgccggtccgaccgcggctttaccgccgcggtcggaatccccattgaagcaccgccggcttgtcggcggtgctcccgcggtcctccgccctggcggtcaaagaccgccagggtcagaatgagggccggtATCTCTTCACAGTGTGTACCATTTTGGGTGGTCAAACCACGTCCCGTCATGAAGAACTATTTTATATCTCAGAAGTACAGCACATCATAACATATTACATTATTTATCTCAAACATAAATTCGCAGAAAGCAATTctatttgttttgttattttcacTGTATGGGTTTTTCCTTGTTTTAGTGAGGACTACCCACTTGGGCTTTTTCTGGTTTTTATCCTCTGTGTGTTTTTTACGTTTACTTTTCACattgttctttttttcttattGGGTTTCCATTAATGTTCAATTCCCATTGTTTTTCCCTTTATGGATAGTTCTATTGTTTTCTCCATCTGTCTCTTATCCATTGTTCtacttttgttgaaaaaaaaaaatactttgcaaaagccaataggtctggctttcatGTGGTAGCAAATGTAAATGCAATCATGTACAAATACTTTTTTCCGTATGTTAGCACATTAAAAGGAAACCTTTTGGGTTTGCAAAAGCTTATTTCAAAACAGTTTTTGAAGTCAAGTTTGGCAACCTCtagctaaagtacctttattttgatgcaaatctctATACGCTTTCCAAAAGTAACCCTGTTGAGGTGCATTTCCAGAATGTCTTCTTTCATGTTTCCCATCATATGTCTGTCCGCTGCTGATTGGTTGCTGTCTTTCATTAGATCTCTGCAGCAACCTGCTGTCTGATCAACAGGGATCCTTTTCAGCACCCAAGTCTCCGGAGAAGCCCAAAAATGGAGTAGACTGCCAGTGGCTGATCCGTCTTGCATCAAACAAGGTGACTTCACACCTTTAGATTCCTTCACTTTTATGTTTTTAGAGCCTCATTTAGGGGTTGGAAGAGGGAAAAACCCATTGTAAACTGGGGCTCCTGACCTTTCAAACTATCATTTAGAGGTGAAGCAACcactgactaagggccagatttagatcccGGTggaggaaatactctgtcacagacTTGAAGGATATTCGGTCCGTCGTATTACCATCCCCACAGGGatggtaatacagcagatgggatatccctcatgtaacctcctcccccagaatctaaatcaggccctaaatgttgttGGAGCTATCGCCAGCCCCATTCCTTGCTAATTATTGGCATTAGTCTCTCTGCCACAGCACTACCCGCTTTGACGCATTAGGGTGTCTGTCCTgttcaggttccccagatgtgtatATTCCGTTCCTAcacaatttatttaattatttacataAGGGCTTTGCATTGGGCCTACTTGCCACAATTACTGTAAGTTGTTTGGAGCAGTGACTTTTTCAAGTGTGATGAATAAAggagtttgggcctgatttagagtttggcggacaggttactctgtcacatcggtgacggataccccgtctgccgaaatataaatctaatatgtcctataggatttatatttcagtggatgggatatccgttaccgctgtgacggagtaacccgtctgccaaactccagaacaGGCCCCTGGTTCTCTAAGAGGCAGTAGTTGGTGGCGACTTTTCAGAGATTCAACACAAATGTCTTGGGGTGAGTGTGATATCCCGCATCTTGAGAAATTCATTGAGGTCCACAGACCGAAATAGAGAGAGAAACATAGTTGTACTGAACGGAACATGTATTTACTATTGCATTAAACAGGTGATTTAACCTCAGTGGGAGAGACCAACAAAAGGTTTGAGATGATTGTTACTGTCTGTGGTTGGTAGTTTCCAAGTTTCCCCCTTGAGAGCGGTTGCTATTGGCAGAGAGAATGCTAGTCCCTTCTGCTTTCATTCTGGATTGTTCAGTTTGACTTTTGGTTGGTGGTTCTCTTATTGGCTCGAGGTTCAAATTATCAAAGCATTCTCTTGAGGGGATAGAGAACTTCGATCCACCAATTCACCAGTGGAGCTATGTAATGTCTGGTGTTTGGACTGGCTAGAATGGATTCCTCTGTTGAAACAATACAGCCTAGAGCAACCACAGGACTTTGGGTACTGTTGAGCTGGTTAAGCCAAGGGCATGCACGTAGCCCTGTCTTTGGTTGACGGTTGTCTTGGTGGATCGGCGTTAGAGTTATCAAAGTTTCCTTCTCCTTGGTGAGTGAGCTGATTGTCCCCAGATGTTTCTTTGGGTGAACTGCAATGTATGATAAGGAGCCACTTATACAACAGTCATAAAAATATCAAAGAAGCTGCAAATACAGCTCAAGGCTAAGATTACAGCAGGTACCTAAGCAGAAGCGACAACAGTGCAGCACACCAAGGCACACCCAACGAGACGAGGACGTTTGGTTAGTCTATGCCTCTTCTCATAGAGATGCTCCATTGATCACCTGGATCCCGCAAAGGATCATCTCATACTTCCACAGCCCCTCACTGAACACACTGCCTTGCAGCAAGCTTTTGTGGAGCAGTAGGTCATCACTGTCGTGATGGCCCTTGGGACACGTAGTTCCGTTAGTCTTGTCACATGTTGCTAACTCTGTAGCCCTTTATGGTGGTGGAAAAGATTAGAGGTCTATGTTGGACTGTCCCAACAGGCGGTGGGACATTTCGTTTTGCTGGTAGTGTCAAGCTCACCCTCGGGCTCCACACTACTTTAGGGCCAGAAAGCCTTCAGTTGTAAATGTTGGCAGCAATGCAGGTGATTCTAATGGCTCCTGGGACACACAGTTATGCCATTTGATTAAGCCTCTTCAATTGAAAGGCACAGTCTGATCACTGCTAATCAGGAACTGAATTAGTCGATGCCAGAGCAATTTAATCCCTAATCGTTGTTAATGGAAACCCAGCTTGATACAACTACGTCCCATTCATAGGAGTAAGCATTACTAACATGGCCTGTGCCAAGCCTCTGTTACGCCTTAACCCCTGTAATATTCCTTCCGGGCACCAGAATGGGTATTTCAATGAAGTCTGCTGACTTCTGTGCATCACCCCACATATGGTCAAATTTGGCTTATCGGCAGTATTCAAAATGCTTTTCTTGTTTCCATAACGCGTATGTCATAGCTGTTCTTGTTTCTACCAAACCAGATTTCTTTGCAGTTCGATGACTTTGATGTCCAGCTCACCACAGATTGTTCTGCTGACTTCATCAATGTTTACGATGGAGACAGCACATCATCCCCAGTTCTACTGAAGGCCTATGGGAAGTTGGATCTCCCGCCGCTTCTGTCTTCTGGAAGCATGATGCTGGTGGAGTTTGTCAGTGATGGGGCTGGCTCAGCCAGTGGTTTCACA is a window encoding:
- the LOC138283274 gene encoding embryonic protein UVS.2-like: MPSPLSPPAPLASAAPPPIHLLNQLLRLLCGLISALTHLCSNLLSDQQGSFSAPKSPEKPKNGVDCQWLIRLASNKLFLFLPNQISLQFDDFDVQLTTDCSADFINVYDGDSTSSPVLLKAYGKLDLPPLLSSGSMMLVEFVSDGAGSASGFTASYRTAVPCDSTYTTDSGIITSPGYPQQYPNSINCVMAILAPADYKISLSFTQFELEPFLGCGNDYLIISDGSR